From a region of the Castanea sativa cultivar Marrone di Chiusa Pesio chromosome 10, ASM4071231v1 genome:
- the LOC142614296 gene encoding aluminum-activated malate transporter 12-like: MFPKVHAGMEMAMERNRDCTKTMGNWEKHIPVFAQKMKTYPGLLWKTMWKVGHDDPRRVIHAFKVGLSLTLVSLLYLMEPLFKGIGQDAIWAVMTVVVVSEFTAGATLCKGLNRGFGTLLAGSLAFIFEYIATESGRVFRAVFIGAAVFLVGSAATYLRFFPYIKKNYDYGVVIFLLTFNLITVSSYRVDDVLKIAHDRFFTIAIGCGVCLLMSLLIFPNWSGEELHNSTVLKLEGLAKSIEACVNEYFVATDIKDTENQSSEDPIYEGYEAVLDSKSKDEALAQYASWEPRHSRCHLFPWQRYVKLGGVLRHFGYTVVALHGCLRTEIRTPQSARTLFKDPCNRLAGEISKVLMELANSIRNHRHCSPEILSDHLHEALQDLNTAIKSQPRLFLGSNKNQATNMLALAAAQASQKHEKAPGVSLSSVKTDSSALMEWKSRRASDSKEAERKVLRPQLSKIAMTSLEFSEALPFAAFASLLVEMVAKLDNVIEEVEGLGRAACYKEYQPCDEVVVTCDRKKINVSQHHVQPDGAD; this comes from the exons ATGTTTCCCAAAGTTCATGCAGGCATGGAAATGGCTATGGAAAGAAATAGAGATTGCACTAAAACTATGGGGAACTGGGAGAAACATATCCCAGTCTTTGCCCAGAAAATGAAAACATATCCGGGTTTGTTGTGGAAAACGATGTGGAAGGTAGgacatgatgacccaagaagGGTGATCCATGCTTTCAAAGTTGGTCTGTCTTTGACACTGGTTTCCTTGTTATATCTCATGGAACCATTGTTCAAAGGGATCGGACAGGATGCCATTTGGGCTGTCATGACTGTGGTTGTTGTGTCAGAGTTCACAGCAG GGGCAACTTTATGCAAAGGACTGAATAGAGGATTTGGGACGCTATTAGCAGGATCATTGGCTTTCATTTTTGAGTACATTGCAACTGAATCTGGCCGGGTCTTTAGAGCTGTTTTTATTGGAGCTGCAGTTTTTCTAGTTG GATCTGCTGCTACATACCTGAGGTTCTTTCCCTACATAAAGAAGAACTATGACTATGGTGTTGTGATATTTCTCTTGACCTTCAATCTGATAACTGTCTCAAGCTACCGGGTCGATGATGTCCTGAAGATTGCACATGACCGCTTCTTCACCATTGCCATTGGCTGTGGTGTCTGCCTGCTCATGAGTTTATTGATATTTCCTAATTGGTCAGGGGAAGAGCTCCATAACTCCACTGTGTTAAAGCTTGAAGGCCTTGCAAAATCTATAGAAG CTTGTGTCAATGAATATTTTGTTGCTACTGACATAAAAGATACCGAAAATCAGTCCTCGGAGGATCCCATTTACGAAGGTTATGAGGCTGTTTTGGACTCGAAATCCAAAGATGAAGCCTTG GCACAATATGCAAGTTGGGAGCCAAGGCACTCAAGATGTCATCTGTTTCCATGGCAGCGGTATGTGAAACTGGGAGGTGTTCTTCGCCATTTTGGCTACACGGTTGTAGCTCTACATGGATGTTTGAGGACTGAAATTCGG ACCCCGCAATCCGCGCGAACCTTATTCAAAGACCCTTGCAATAGACTTGCAGGGGAGATATCAAAAGTGCTAATGGAACTTGCCAATAGCATAAGAAATCACCGCCACTGCTCTCCAGAAATACTCTCTGATCATCTCCATGAAGCCTTACAAGACCTTAATACCGCCATAAAATCCCAACCAAGGCTGTTCCTTGGATCCAACAAAAACCAAGCCACCAACATGCTCGCTTTAGCAGCTGCACAAGCTAGCCAAAAGCATGAAAAGGCCCCTGGAGTCTCATTATCAAGTGTGAAAACTGACAGTTCTGCATTGATGGAATGGAAATCCAGAAGGGCTTCTGATTCTAAGGAGGCTGAGAGGAAGGTCTTAAGGCCACAATTGAGTAAGATTGCAATGACTAGCCTTGAGTTTTCGGAGGCACTTCCTTTTGCTGCTTTTGCTTCTTTGCTAGTAGAGATGGTGGCAAAACTTGACAATGTTATTGAGGAAGTTGAAGGATTGGGGAGGGCAGCATGCTACAAAGAGTACCAGCCTTGTGACGAGGTTGTTGTGACTTGTGacaggaaaaaaataaatgtttctCAACATCATGTGCAACCCGATGGGGCAGATTAG